Below is a window of Arabidopsis thaliana chromosome 2, partial sequence DNA.
GCTCTGTACATTCTAGTATATGTTGATGATCTTAGAATCACATGGTCCAATCCTCTTCATATTGATGACATAGTATGCATCAAAAATGCCATCTTTTCTATAAAGTATCTGGCTCAATCTTGGTCAAAAAGTGAGTAGAACTTCTGCTTCTAtctttctcaaaacattaCTGATCTATTGGTCAAGGCTGGCATGGAAATAACCTCTCCCTTCTCCCATAGTCACTTCTGGGTCCTCTTTGTCTGCTCTGCTGTTGTAAGTTCCACTTTGCTGCTAATCCTCATCTCTATCGTAGCTAGAGCATTCTTGGTGGTTGCTAGCATAACCAGACCTGACATAGCTTACTCAGTGAACTTTCACAATTTCTGATGAGACCTTAGATAGAAAAGAAGGTTTAGATTAAAGTTTCTATTCCTTCCTATTAAACGCTTTCAAAAGATTGTTGAGATATCTTCTCTGAATTGTCTGCACTTGACACCTTCCTCTCAACTTGCTCTTGTTTTAGTGATGCTGATTGGCCTTCGTGGGAATTTATAGATCACTCTCAGGATATTGGCTTTTTCTTGGGAGATCCTACGggaaaagaaggaaagaagtCAAAATAAGAGAGTAAGAGCCTAGGTTAGAAGTCAGTTTCAGTTCTCTTAGGTCTCTTTCCACATATACAAACTGAGAGTTCAGTCTCATATAGCATGAGGGGACATGGCTTGGTAATCGATTCAAATTGGACATAGATAATCTTTCAATTTCtcatattatatatgataatataGGCGTGGAAAATTTATTGgggttataaaaaaaaaaagaatcctCGTCTTTACAGTCTTATCAATTGTGATAAGAAAGCGCTCTTAGTTCAGTTCGGTAGAACGTGGGTCTCCAAAACCCAATGTCGTAGGTTCAAATCCTACAGAGCGTGATTCCGTTGCTCTTGTTAGGTCGAAAATTAGACTGAACTCAAATAATTGAACAGTAATCTGAATTTGATCTCTCGCCAGAATTGATTTAACCAatagacatatatattatctttctTACTTCTGACCAGTGGTGCTCTATACATATTGGTGAATTtagatatgaaaatgaaatctcCTTTATTTAGAGGACCACTGGTCAACAGTTCCACAGAAAATCCAATTCATATCCTAACGCGAGAGAAATTGAGACATCAGACCAGTGGTACAAACTCAACAGAGAAAGTAATACTACCTAATATACTTCATAGTTATATCAAAAACCTAAACTTAGATTTCACATCACCATATGGATCAACTGGTAATAATGAAGTATTAAGCATACTTCGTAGTAGGTTTAAACAAAGCATTTTCCCATCATCTGGATTAAAGTGTTTGGATACTACTGGTGATTTTCtcatcaaaaatgttttacataAAAGATATGAAAGTGTTCAGAAGAATATCTCAAATGCATTATCATCCTCCATAAATTCTCGCACTGCAGTCTTCTTTTGTATACTGTTCAGTATAACAGTGTTAATGGAAATAGCTCCTGGACCTCTTTTGAAGAAAccttcattattattttcagaTAATTTACCAAATGTATTGCAATATACACGAGATGTGTATGTGAATCATGTTTGTATAATACACAAAAGTTTAAGTCCATGTGAGTGCGAGGAGCCTCTCAATCGAATTATTAGAGATATGTTTCCGCAAACCACTTTTGACCCACTTGAACTACAGAAACCTTCACCCAGTAAAGTGAAAACTATAACCTACATGCTTGGTACTATTCTTCTTGTAATTACATTAATGGATAAGACTGGATACACTCAATTAGTTAAAATGTAGATAGAATGAAATACACATTAACCTCCTTCTCCATTTACTGTTCTTTGATTCTAACCTCCTTCTCCATTTCCCGTTCTGTCCTAGTTCTTTGTTTCTAACATTCTTAGCTTACCGAGATAAGCAATTCCCTACCTAGAAAAAGATGATCAAAGGCATTGAGGATCAAGCTATCCTTCTTTTGCTgttgaattgaattgaattatGTTTTGGTAAGGACATCAGTATTGATCCTCGTCTGATATAGAGACTTTCAGGTTTTCTAGATCAGCTATTATCCTTTGAAACTCATTAACGTCCTCAAACTAAGGAAAGAAGTGCTCAGTGAGCTTTAAATGATTGAATTGGACTTTCGGTCAGAAGTGAGCCTAAGCTTTGTTGTGAGCTGTCTCGTTTCCCTGTACTCGCATTCGCTTACATCAAACCAATCAAGCTAGGATTCTTGTGGGATTGACTCCTGGTAAGGAACCGTCTTTACATCTCTAACTTGTTGGCTCGTTAGGAAGGGAAGTTAAAGCTTGCCTGTAAGGGGAAGGCAAGCTCTCTAAGCAAGCTGTTTTCATGCCTATACTagctttctttgtttgacAGGTTGGGGGAATACCCAATTCAAAGAGATCAAGCTTACACTGCACAGATTTGACCTTATTAAGAAAGTTTCCGGGAAGGGGTAGAAGATGCTAGATGTTT
It encodes the following:
- a CDS encoding uncharacterized protein (unknown protein; BEST Arabidopsis thaliana protein match is: unknown protein (TAIR:ATMG00920.1); Has 13 Blast hits to 13 proteins in 2 species: Archae - 0; Bacteria - 0; Metazoa - 0; Fungi - 0; Plants - 13; Viruses - 0; Other Eukaryotes - 0 (source: NCBI BLink).); its protein translation is MKMKSPLFRGPLVNSSTENPIHILTREKLRHQTSGTNSTEKVILPNILHSYIKNLNLDFTSPYGSTGNNEVLSILRSRFKQSIFPSSGLKCLDTTGDFLIKNVLHKRYESVQKNISNALSSSINSRTAVFFCILFSITVLMEIAPGPLLKKPSLLFSDNLPNVLQYTRDVYVNHVCIIHKSLSPCECEEPLNRIIRDMFPQTTFDPLELQKPSPSKVKTITYMLGTILLVITLMDKTGYTQLVKM